From a region of the Marmota flaviventris isolate mMarFla1 chromosome 13, mMarFla1.hap1, whole genome shotgun sequence genome:
- the LOC139701482 gene encoding interferon beta-like, translating to MNNRCILQPALLLCFSTTALSLSYNLLRLQQFNSSVECQKLLEQLNERPADCLSDRMDFKIPKEIKHPQQFQKMVLLNTTVVEKLGEENKRQAYSMIILRLKSYYVRIWMYLEAKEYSSCAWTVVRDELYWNFSFINRLTDKFQN from the exons ATGAACAACAGGTGCATCCTCCAACCGGCTCTCCTGTTGTGCTTCTCCACCACAGCTCTTTCCCTAAGTTACAACCTGCTTCGACTCCAACAGTTCAACAGCAGTGTGGAATGTCAGAAGCTCCTAGAGCAGTTGAATGAAAGGCCTGCAGACTGCCTCAGTGACAGGATGGACTTCAAGATCCCCAAGGAGATCAAACATCCACAGCAGTTCCAGAAG ATGGTCCTCCTGAACACAACGGTGGTAGAGAAACTGGGGGAGGAAAACAAAAGACAGGCATACTCCATGATTATCCTGCGCCTGAAGAGTTACTATGTGAGGATCTGGATGTACCTGGAGGCCAAGGAGTACAGCAGCTGTGCCTGGACAGTCGTCAGAGATGAACTCTACTGGAACTTCTCCTTCATTAACAGACTTACAGACAAATTCCAAAACTGA